In Thermanaeromonas sp. C210, the following proteins share a genomic window:
- a CDS encoding RNA polymerase sigma factor, translated as MQIEIRGVEKLSFRERQVVALKEMGLSNEEVARRLGLSASSVATLYHRARTKGYQVVIVLPGEILGPAAQEPEGED; from the coding sequence GTGCAGATCGAGATCCGCGGCGTGGAGAAGCTCAGTTTCCGGGAGAGGCAGGTCGTAGCCTTAAAAGAGATGGGATTAAGCAACGAAGAAGTAGCCCGGCGGCTGGGCTTAAGCGCCAGCAGCGTGGCTACCCTGTACCACCGCGCCCGGACCAAGGGCTACCAGGTGGTCATCGTCCTGCCGGGAGAAATTTTAGGCCCCGCAGCCCAGGAGCCTGAAGGAGAGGATTGA
- the ftsL gene encoding cell division protein FtsL, with translation MQVVPIRRTSRALRRRLQVPAVADLGVGGKSNATRRRRSRRSRLPLLLLLLGLLYLAGAFIHLEWKIYQVNKELEAYRQQKEALLEEQARLQEEIRRLNTDEYIERVAREELGLIKEGEKVLLPAQPGEDVPSYVPPPPGHQFRD, from the coding sequence TTGCAGGTCGTTCCCATCCGTAGAACTTCCCGCGCCCTGCGCCGCCGACTGCAGGTCCCGGCCGTCGCCGACCTGGGGGTCGGAGGGAAAAGCAATGCCACCCGGCGGCGTCGCTCCCGGCGATCCCGCCTGCCCCTTCTCCTGCTCCTCCTGGGACTCCTCTACCTAGCCGGGGCCTTCATCCATTTGGAATGGAAGATCTACCAGGTGAACAAGGAGCTGGAGGCCTACCGGCAGCAGAAGGAGGCCCTCCTGGAGGAGCAAGCCCGCCTGCAGGAAGAGATCCGCCGGCTTAATACCGATGAGTATATCGAGCGGGTGGCCAGGGAAGAACTGGGACTGATTAAAGAGGGAGAGAAGGTCCTCCTGCCGGCCCAGCCGGGGGAGGATGTACCCTCCTACGTACCTCCTCCCCCGGGGCACCAGTTTAGGGACTAG
- a CDS encoding serine hydrolase, producing MRKKGKFRLFLTSFLLFFLLVLPVAAWAVTYYHVVPGDSLWHIARRFGTTVSEIMAANNLTGDLIYPGQTLAVPDGAPSTAPDYGPLKEQIENYLAGQPGTYGVYFKDLISGQSFGINADLPLPAASTVKLPAVLFINYLVDQGRLDWQDKLTYQSDLHYQGGSGILQFGVKDGDRYTLRTLTTLSITVSDNIAYNMLRHFVGKETLAQFMRQLGGQTVFPNGQNLSTARDMATYVQAALDFSQASPDGRRLLDDMANGIYNEGIPAQIPAGITVAHKEGFIWGSPGDVGVVFGSRPFIVTVLSQGVDDPDRGFANIATVAKMMYDYQEGLARQQ from the coding sequence ATGCGCAAGAAGGGTAAATTCCGCCTCTTTCTTACGTCCTTTCTCCTCTTCTTTTTGCTGGTCCTACCGGTGGCGGCGTGGGCCGTCACTTACTACCACGTAGTGCCGGGGGATTCCCTGTGGCACATCGCCCGGCGCTTTGGCACCACCGTGTCCGAAATCATGGCCGCCAATAATCTCACCGGGGACCTCATTTACCCCGGCCAGACCCTGGCCGTCCCGGATGGAGCCCCTTCCACGGCCCCCGATTACGGACCCCTTAAGGAGCAGATTGAGAATTACCTGGCGGGCCAGCCGGGAACCTACGGGGTCTATTTCAAGGATTTGATTTCCGGCCAGTCCTTCGGCATCAACGCCGACCTGCCCCTGCCGGCGGCCAGCACCGTGAAGCTCCCGGCGGTCCTTTTTATCAACTACCTGGTAGATCAGGGTAGGCTGGACTGGCAGGACAAGCTCACCTATCAGAGCGACCTTCACTATCAGGGGGGCAGCGGCATCCTCCAATTCGGTGTCAAGGACGGGGACAGGTACACCCTGAGAACTTTGACCACCTTGTCCATCACCGTGAGCGACAACATCGCCTACAACATGCTCCGCCACTTTGTGGGTAAGGAAACCCTGGCCCAGTTCATGCGCCAGCTGGGCGGGCAGACGGTGTTCCCCAACGGGCAGAATTTGTCCACCGCCCGGGACATGGCCACCTACGTCCAGGCCGCCCTGGACTTCTCCCAGGCCAGCCCCGATGGCCGGCGCTTGCTGGATGATATGGCCAACGGCATTTACAACGAGGGTATACCGGCGCAGATCCCCGCTGGGATTACCGTGGCCCACAAGGAGGGCTTTATCTGGGGTAGCCCCGGGGACGTGGGGGTAGTTTTCGGCTCCCGCCCCTTCATCGTCACCGTCTTGTCCCAGGGGGTTGACGATCCCGACCGGGGCTTTGCCAATATAGCTACCGTCGCCAAGATGATGTATGACTATCAGGAAGGCCTGGCCAGGCAGCAATAG
- the spoIID gene encoding stage II sporulation protein D, which translates to MRRYLGLLLMALLVAVILLPALIIKGASIWRSPVEVKTEERMVRLYDHVRGEIRALPLEEYVAGVVAGEMPADFEPEALKAQAVAARTYTLKKMEEAREKPNEKHPNADLCSDPTHCQAWVPEEALRQRYGWWRASKYQKKIRQAVEATRDLVLTYQGQLIVPVYHSNSGGRTESAEAVWGYDIPYLQSVPSPWDREAPRFRNTVTWSLAEIDQKLGVNLSAVPTAALTPPKGQAIKVEEYTPTGRIKTIRIGNKTFKATDLRRLLNLTSTDFTWQVDGDRLTFISVGNGHGVGMSQYGANGMAKEGRNFMDILYHYYPGVKLEKR; encoded by the coding sequence TTGCGCAGGTATTTAGGCCTTTTGCTCATGGCCCTTTTGGTGGCGGTCATCCTTCTACCCGCTTTGATTATCAAAGGGGCGAGTATTTGGCGCTCCCCGGTGGAAGTAAAAACCGAGGAGCGGATGGTTCGCCTTTACGACCACGTCCGGGGGGAGATACGCGCCCTTCCCCTGGAGGAATATGTGGCCGGCGTAGTGGCCGGGGAAATGCCGGCGGACTTCGAACCGGAGGCCCTCAAAGCCCAGGCCGTAGCCGCCCGGACCTATACCTTAAAGAAGATGGAGGAGGCGCGGGAAAAACCCAATGAAAAACACCCCAATGCCGATCTCTGCAGCGATCCCACCCACTGCCAGGCCTGGGTGCCCGAGGAGGCCCTGCGGCAGAGGTACGGGTGGTGGCGCGCTTCGAAATATCAAAAGAAAATCAGGCAGGCTGTGGAGGCAACCCGGGACCTGGTCCTTACTTACCAGGGCCAGCTCATAGTTCCCGTTTACCACTCCAACAGCGGGGGCCGCACCGAGAGCGCTGAGGCCGTCTGGGGCTACGACATTCCCTACCTCCAGAGCGTGCCTTCCCCGTGGGACCGGGAGGCTCCCCGCTTCCGCAACACCGTCACCTGGAGCCTGGCGGAAATAGACCAAAAGTTGGGAGTTAACCTGTCGGCCGTCCCCACCGCGGCCCTTACCCCGCCCAAGGGACAGGCCATAAAGGTGGAGGAGTACACCCCCACGGGACGCATTAAAACTATAAGGATAGGCAATAAAACCTTCAAGGCCACCGACCTGCGGCGGCTCCTGAATCTCACCTCCACCGACTTCACCTGGCAGGTGGATGGGGATCGCCTCACCTTCATCAGCGTGGGCAACGGCCACGGCGTGGGTATGAGCCAGTACGGGGCCAACGGCATGGCCAAGGAAGGGCGGAACTTTATGGACATCCTGTACCATTACTACCCGGGAGTGAAGCTGGAAAAAAGATAA
- a CDS encoding M23 family metallopeptidase, with translation MGQNLAEVIHVAQKLWEILRRSTAHLGRVGRILKRRGLYLLFLTALLAGAYYLVTNDAVFRGGQKPPSLPVEGPAGPVAKPLPREPLSGAESVPEELQGKSGAHPAAATEEDESAPAARQEEFTLVRPVEGKTLTAFGFAWAPALGDYRFHRGLDLEGKAGQEVRAAAGGTVSLVEYSEDWRYRVVVDASNGYQVAYANLDSIKVAKGARIEAGDVLGTLGHPGRQEASTPVHLHLEVLKDGRAVDPAPYLQ, from the coding sequence ATGGGGCAGAATCTGGCCGAGGTGATACATGTGGCGCAGAAGCTCTGGGAAATACTGCGGAGGAGCACCGCCCACCTCGGCCGGGTGGGGCGCATCTTGAAGCGCAGAGGACTTTATCTCCTTTTCCTCACCGCCCTCCTGGCGGGCGCCTATTATCTGGTCACCAACGACGCCGTTTTCCGGGGAGGGCAGAAGCCCCCCTCCCTCCCCGTGGAAGGGCCGGCGGGGCCGGTGGCCAAACCCCTTCCCCGGGAGCCCCTGAGCGGCGCGGAGAGCGTGCCGGAGGAGCTCCAAGGGAAGAGTGGTGCTCACCCTGCCGCGGCAACGGAAGAAGATGAGAGCGCTCCCGCGGCCCGGCAGGAGGAGTTCACCCTCGTGCGGCCGGTGGAGGGGAAGACCCTGACGGCCTTCGGCTTTGCCTGGGCTCCGGCCCTCGGGGACTACCGCTTCCACCGGGGCCTGGACCTGGAAGGGAAAGCCGGGCAGGAAGTGCGGGCCGCCGCGGGCGGTACGGTTTCCCTGGTGGAATACAGCGAAGACTGGCGTTACCGCGTGGTGGTGGATGCGAGCAACGGCTACCAGGTGGCCTATGCCAACCTGGATTCTATCAAAGTAGCCAAAGGGGCCCGGATTGAGGCCGGCGACGTCCTGGGCACCCTGGGCCATCCCGGGCGGCAGGAGGCGAGCACACCGGTGCACCTCCACCTGGAAGTGCTAAAAGATGGCAGGGCTGTAGACCCGGCGCCTTACCTGCAATAA
- the spoIIID gene encoding sporulation transcriptional regulator SpoIIID, translating to MQDHIRERVLKIAAYLVQHNCTVRQAANVFAVSKSTVHKDVTERLPRLNKQLAGEVRRVLDQNKAERHLRGGEATRKKYKEKRISPVLAE from the coding sequence ATGCAGGACCACATCCGCGAGCGGGTGCTGAAAATAGCCGCCTACCTCGTGCAGCACAATTGTACTGTACGGCAGGCGGCTAATGTTTTTGCGGTGAGCAAGAGCACCGTACATAAAGACGTAACCGAGCGCCTGCCGCGGCTGAACAAACAACTGGCCGGGGAAGTCCGCCGGGTGCTGGACCAGAACAAGGCCGAGCGGCACCTCCGGGGGGGAGAGGCCACGCGAAAAAAGTACAAAGAAAAGAGGATTTCTCCTGTGCTTGCAGAATAA
- a CDS encoding rod shape-determining protein, with translation MLGLSQDLGIDLGTATVQVYVKGRGIVLSEPSVVALERESGRIIAVGEEARRMLGRTPGNIIALRPLKDGVIADYDYTERMLRYFIAKACGGQKSWIKPRVMVCIPSGVTGVEERAVRQAAMQSGAKEAHLIEEPVAAALGAGLEIAEPSGSMVVDIGGGTTDVAVLSLGGIVCSQSLRVAGDKFDEAIVRYLRREKNLMIGERSAEELKIHIGTAYLPAKTEGREMDIRGRDLVTGLPRTVTVTCEEVFEAIQEPLWQVVGAVKEVLERTPPELAADLLDKGIVLTGGGSLLHGLDRLLSEETGLPVYVAEDPVFCVARGTGKALTMLDALKGNASRHAFPSTR, from the coding sequence ATGCTCGGCCTGAGCCAGGACTTGGGAATCGACCTGGGTACGGCCACCGTCCAGGTGTACGTGAAGGGACGGGGCATAGTTTTGAGCGAACCCTCCGTGGTGGCCTTGGAGCGGGAGAGCGGCCGCATTATCGCCGTGGGAGAAGAGGCGCGGCGCATGCTGGGGCGCACCCCGGGCAACATCATTGCCCTGCGGCCGTTAAAGGACGGGGTCATCGCGGATTACGACTATACGGAGCGCATGCTCCGCTATTTTATTGCCAAGGCCTGCGGCGGCCAGAAGAGCTGGATCAAGCCGCGGGTCATGGTCTGCATTCCCTCGGGCGTCACCGGGGTGGAGGAGAGGGCGGTGCGCCAGGCTGCCATGCAGTCCGGGGCCAAGGAGGCCCACCTCATAGAGGAGCCCGTGGCGGCGGCCCTGGGAGCCGGGCTGGAAATTGCGGAGCCCAGCGGCTCCATGGTGGTGGACATCGGCGGGGGCACCACGGACGTAGCGGTACTATCCCTGGGGGGAATTGTTTGCAGCCAGTCCCTCAGGGTGGCCGGGGATAAGTTCGATGAAGCCATCGTACGCTACCTCCGGCGGGAAAAGAACCTCATGATAGGCGAAAGGAGCGCCGAAGAGCTTAAAATACATATAGGCACGGCCTACCTCCCCGCCAAGACCGAGGGCCGGGAAATGGACATCCGCGGCCGCGACCTCGTCACCGGCCTGCCCAGGACGGTCACCGTCACCTGCGAAGAAGTTTTCGAGGCCATCCAGGAGCCCTTGTGGCAGGTGGTGGGCGCCGTAAAGGAAGTTCTGGAGCGCACGCCGCCCGAGCTGGCCGCCGACCTGCTGGACAAGGGCATCGTCCTGACCGGAGGGGGCAGCCTCCTCCACGGTTTGGACAGGCTCCTGAGCGAAGAGACGGGGTTGCCCGTCTATGTGGCCGAGGACCCCGTTTTCTGCGTGGCCCGGGGCACGGGCAAGGCCCTCACTATGCTGGACGCCCTCAAGGGCAACGCTTCTCGCCATGCCTTCCCTTCGACCCGGTAG
- a CDS encoding efflux RND transporter periplasmic adaptor subunit: MTWGRNTLRHIAYINLLVFLAAFLLAGCGRGSVPEAQEARVAVALGRAERGEVVKEASTTGTIQGAEEINVVALATGRIADVYVQVGDRVRKGDLIAELENDDIRARLDQARAGLEQVRAAREQLQAAREQAQAGLRQAEANAATAEANLERMKSLFEAGAVSQQQLEQAQTAWEVSQAQVEAARASLKSVEAQLAGTEAQAASAEAGVRQAEVALENTYVRAPRDGVISARLLEPGEIAQGPIVVLVADERLEVAFQVTEQDIVYLKQGQEIRVEVPAAGAEVKGTITSVSPAADQRTRTYAVKAALQTEKEGIKPGMTATVYYPTLRAENVVVVPKNAVINRDGQDIVYTVEDGRAVGRPVKTGVADGSRVEIKEGLSEGEAIVVKGQDFLSEGQPVEVVDEGAQG; the protein is encoded by the coding sequence ATGACATGGGGACGCAACACCCTCCGGCACATCGCCTACATAAATCTCCTGGTGTTCCTGGCGGCCTTTCTTCTCGCGGGTTGCGGCCGGGGGTCCGTGCCCGAAGCCCAGGAGGCCAGGGTGGCCGTGGCTTTGGGGCGGGCCGAGCGAGGGGAGGTCGTCAAAGAAGCCAGCACCACCGGAACCATCCAGGGAGCGGAAGAGATAAACGTGGTGGCCCTGGCGACGGGCCGCATAGCGGACGTCTACGTCCAGGTGGGGGACAGGGTCCGCAAGGGCGACCTCATCGCCGAGCTGGAGAACGACGACATAAGGGCCAGGTTGGACCAGGCCCGGGCCGGTCTGGAGCAGGTTCGGGCGGCCCGGGAGCAGCTCCAAGCGGCCCGGGAGCAGGCCCAGGCCGGTCTGCGGCAGGCGGAGGCCAACGCGGCCACCGCCGAGGCTAATCTGGAGAGGATGAAGTCCCTCTTCGAGGCCGGGGCCGTATCCCAGCAGCAGCTGGAGCAGGCCCAGACGGCCTGGGAGGTCAGCCAGGCCCAGGTAGAAGCCGCCCGGGCCAGCCTCAAATCCGTCGAAGCCCAGCTGGCGGGGACTGAGGCCCAGGCGGCCAGCGCCGAGGCCGGGGTTCGCCAGGCGGAAGTGGCCCTGGAGAACACTTACGTAAGGGCTCCCCGGGACGGCGTAATATCCGCCCGCCTCCTGGAGCCGGGGGAAATAGCCCAGGGCCCCATTGTGGTCCTGGTGGCCGACGAGCGGCTGGAAGTCGCCTTCCAGGTGACCGAGCAGGACATCGTATATCTGAAGCAGGGGCAAGAGATCAGAGTTGAGGTCCCGGCCGCCGGGGCGGAGGTCAAGGGGACCATAACCAGCGTAAGCCCCGCCGCCGACCAGCGTACGAGGACTTATGCGGTTAAGGCCGCCCTGCAGACCGAAAAGGAGGGGATTAAGCCCGGCATGACGGCCACCGTGTATTATCCCACCCTCCGGGCCGAAAACGTTGTGGTGGTGCCCAAGAATGCCGTCATCAACCGGGACGGCCAGGACATAGTTTACACCGTGGAAGACGGGCGGGCGGTGGGGCGCCCCGTTAAAACAGGGGTGGCCGACGGCAGCCGGGTGGAGATAAAAGAGGGTCTTTCCGAGGGCGAGGCCATTGTAGTCAAGGGTCAGGATTTCTTAAGTGAAGGGCAACCGGTAGAAGTGGTAGACGAGGGGGCCCAGGGATGA
- a CDS encoding efflux RND transporter permease subunit, with protein sequence MNWIRFAVKRPVAVAMAVLVALLLGVVALTRLPIDLLPEMNLPYAAVITSYAGAGPEEVEKTISKPLEDVLGTVQGVKNIRSMSMLGTSILVLEFEWGTNMDMATLDMREKIDLIQGLLPDGADKPTVFKMDPNMMPVMTLAVRGETDEQSLKDLAENVIKRRLERLEGVAAVDITGGLTREIQVLVFPERLQAFGLSLTQILQALQMENTTFAAGKVEDAGKEVLVRVTGEFEDLDQIRQVTLTTPTGATVRLGDVAEVRDGQAERSGVALLDGRPSVGISIQKQTSGNTVAISRAVKKALQEMSSELPRGVVVEPVIDTAKYIESAINAIYRDMFVGSLLAMALILLFLRNIRSTLVIGLTIPVSVITTFVLLYFDRLTLNIITLGGLSLGIGRIVDDAIVVFDNIYRHRQLGEDPETAAINGSLEVANAVVAATLTTVAVFLPVAFIEGLASQLFTPMALVVAFSLLASLVVALTVTPMLAARILAGPLPREEETARDWRHAILSGAWLVRLSNFYRRVLVWSLGHRKAVLLLTAAIFLAGVALIPAVGVEFLPPADEGSISITVELPKGTLLSETQKVADRVVALVREEPEVKSIYQVVGGSGGQVQLLAGETPEMASINVTLVDLEERRRSSEEVAAAIREKVQKIPGAKITVTAVSALMSAGGMSQAPVQVDIHGEDLDTLKALSEEVRRAVAAVPGTTAVESSFTRGRPQVEVVVDREKAALFNLNAAQVGNTVATAVGGKVATRYRVGGDEYDVRVQLPAASRQDLADLENLLIPTPSGAQVPLKEVAEFRMSTTPTTINRYNQDRVASVTANITGRPLGDVMRDVAARMEQINLPPGYEIEYTGQNQMLLETFGQLGVALLMAVILVYMIMAAQFESLFDPFIIMFSIPVSLTGVVLALLLTGRTFSVTAFLGVIMLAGIVLSNAIVLVDYIKLLRRQGMPREEAVLTAGATRLRPILLTAFTTILAMLPLAIGRGEGSEMEAPLATAVSGGLLASTVLTLVLVPVLYTVLEDLIQKLPRLRRRAGLGA encoded by the coding sequence ATGAACTGGATCCGCTTTGCCGTTAAACGCCCCGTAGCCGTAGCCATGGCCGTTCTGGTGGCCTTGCTCTTGGGCGTGGTCGCCTTGACTCGCCTGCCCATTGATCTTTTGCCCGAAATGAACCTGCCCTACGCCGCGGTGATAACGAGCTATGCTGGCGCCGGCCCCGAGGAAGTAGAAAAGACCATCTCTAAACCCCTCGAGGACGTCCTGGGCACGGTGCAGGGCGTAAAGAATATCCGGTCCATGAGCATGCTGGGGACCTCCATCCTGGTGCTGGAGTTCGAGTGGGGGACCAACATGGACATGGCCACCCTGGACATGAGGGAAAAGATCGACCTGATCCAGGGCTTGCTGCCCGACGGGGCGGATAAGCCCACGGTCTTTAAAATGGATCCCAATATGATGCCGGTCATGACCCTGGCCGTCCGGGGCGAAACCGATGAACAAAGCCTCAAGGATCTGGCCGAAAACGTAATCAAGAGGCGCCTGGAACGGCTGGAGGGAGTGGCGGCCGTGGACATAACCGGGGGGCTGACCCGGGAGATCCAGGTCCTGGTTTTCCCCGAACGCCTCCAGGCCTTCGGGCTGTCCCTCACCCAGATCCTTCAGGCCCTCCAGATGGAAAATACCACCTTTGCGGCCGGCAAAGTGGAAGATGCGGGCAAGGAAGTGCTGGTCCGGGTAACGGGAGAATTTGAGGACCTGGACCAGATCCGCCAGGTAACCCTCACCACCCCCACCGGTGCCACGGTGCGCCTCGGGGATGTGGCCGAAGTACGGGACGGTCAGGCCGAGCGCAGCGGCGTGGCCCTGCTGGACGGCCGGCCCTCGGTGGGCATTTCCATCCAAAAACAGACCTCCGGCAACACCGTGGCCATTTCCCGGGCGGTTAAAAAGGCCCTCCAGGAGATGTCCTCCGAGCTGCCCCGGGGCGTGGTCGTGGAGCCGGTAATAGATACCGCCAAATACATCGAGTCCGCCATCAACGCCATTTACCGGGATATGTTCGTGGGAAGCCTCCTGGCCATGGCGTTGATCCTGCTTTTCCTGCGCAATATCCGGTCCACCCTAGTGATAGGCTTGACCATACCCGTGTCGGTAATCACCACCTTCGTGCTCCTTTACTTCGACCGCTTAACCCTCAACATCATCACCCTGGGCGGCCTGTCCCTGGGCATCGGCCGGATAGTAGACGACGCCATAGTAGTCTTTGACAACATCTACCGCCACCGCCAGCTGGGCGAGGACCCCGAAACCGCGGCCATAAACGGCAGCCTCGAGGTCGCCAACGCCGTAGTGGCCGCCACCCTGACCACGGTGGCCGTTTTCCTGCCGGTGGCCTTCATCGAGGGGCTGGCGTCCCAGCTCTTCACCCCCATGGCCCTAGTGGTGGCCTTTTCCCTCCTGGCCTCCCTGGTGGTGGCCCTGACGGTGACTCCCATGCTGGCCGCCCGCATTTTGGCCGGCCCCCTGCCCCGGGAAGAGGAGACGGCCCGGGACTGGCGCCACGCCATCCTTTCCGGCGCCTGGCTGGTGCGCCTGAGCAACTTCTACCGCCGCGTCCTGGTCTGGAGCCTGGGCCACCGCAAGGCCGTCCTCCTGTTGACGGCCGCCATCTTCCTGGCCGGCGTGGCCCTCATCCCCGCGGTGGGGGTTGAGTTCCTTCCCCCGGCGGATGAAGGCTCCATCAGCATAACCGTAGAACTTCCCAAAGGGACCCTCTTATCGGAAACCCAGAAAGTGGCGGACCGGGTGGTGGCCCTGGTCAGGGAAGAGCCGGAAGTAAAGAGCATCTACCAGGTGGTGGGCGGTTCCGGGGGCCAGGTGCAATTGCTTGCCGGCGAGACGCCGGAGATGGCCAGCATAAACGTGACCCTGGTGGACCTCGAAGAGCGCCGCCGGAGTTCCGAAGAGGTGGCCGCCGCCATCCGGGAGAAGGTCCAGAAAATTCCCGGCGCCAAGATTACGGTGACCGCCGTCTCCGCCCTAATGAGCGCCGGCGGTATGAGCCAGGCGCCCGTGCAGGTGGACATCCACGGCGAGGACCTCGACACCTTGAAAGCCCTGTCGGAGGAGGTCCGCCGGGCGGTGGCCGCAGTGCCCGGTACTACCGCCGTGGAAAGCTCCTTCACCCGCGGGCGTCCACAAGTGGAAGTAGTGGTGGATCGCGAGAAGGCCGCCTTGTTTAACCTGAACGCCGCCCAAGTCGGCAACACCGTGGCCACGGCCGTGGGCGGCAAGGTGGCCACCCGTTACCGGGTGGGCGGAGACGAGTACGACGTCCGGGTCCAGCTCCCGGCCGCGTCCCGGCAGGACCTGGCGGATCTCGAGAACCTCTTAATCCCCACCCCCTCGGGGGCCCAGGTGCCCTTAAAAGAGGTGGCCGAGTTCCGCATGAGCACCACTCCCACCACCATAAACCGGTACAACCAGGACCGGGTGGCCAGCGTAACGGCCAATATAACCGGCCGTCCCCTGGGGGACGTCATGAGGGACGTGGCGGCCCGGATGGAGCAGATCAACCTGCCGCCGGGCTACGAGATAGAGTATACGGGCCAGAACCAGATGCTCCTGGAAACCTTCGGCCAGCTGGGCGTGGCCCTGCTCATGGCCGTGATCCTGGTGTACATGATCATGGCCGCCCAGTTCGAGTCCCTCTTTGACCCCTTTATAATTATGTTCTCCATCCCCGTCTCCCTGACGGGGGTGGTCCTGGCCCTGTTGCTTACCGGCCGCACCTTCAGCGTCACCGCTTTCCTCGGCGTGATCATGTTGGCCGGCATAGTCCTGTCCAACGCCATAGTGCTGGTGGACTACATCAAACTCCTGCGCAGGCAGGGAATGCCCAGGGAGGAAGCCGTTCTCACCGCCGGGGCCACGCGCCTGCGGCCCATTCTTCTCACCGCCTTCACCACCATCCTGGCCATGCTGCCCCTGGCCATAGGGCGGGGCGAGGGTTCCGAAATGGAGGCTCCCCTGGCCACGGCCGTAAGCGGAGGGCTGCTGGCTTCGACGGTACTGACCCTGGTGCTGGTGCCCGTGCTCTACACCGTTCTCGAAGACCTGATACAGAAGCTGCCCCGGCTGCGCCGCCGGGCCGGGCTCGGGGCCTGA
- a CDS encoding TetR/AcrR family transcriptional regulator, with amino-acid sequence MEFGMRSARAAWGEMRRRGMLFGEVGREEDKRHRILGAAARVFAARGYQQAKMEEIALEAGVGKGTLYEYFPSKKELFRQMVAYLFTTHSRYLRTLCRSDLPLAAFLERLFRDAVEFMREHRLLAQILLADHPFLGEEGARFFWDIKEQIVAHLSAYARRKIEGGEMRPLEPQLVAAVILHTLGALGYYLLVKGELDREESREGVEGLVRGVRDVLLYGLGRS; translated from the coding sequence ATGGAGTTCGGAATGCGGTCCGCCCGGGCAGCCTGGGGAGAAATGAGGCGAAGGGGTATGCTGTTCGGCGAAGTAGGCAGAGAAGAGGATAAGCGCCACCGCATCCTGGGGGCCGCAGCCCGGGTCTTCGCGGCGCGGGGATATCAACAGGCCAAGATGGAAGAAATCGCCCTGGAAGCCGGGGTGGGGAAGGGCACCCTCTACGAATACTTCCCCAGCAAGAAGGAGCTCTTCCGCCAGATGGTGGCCTACCTTTTTACCACCCATTCCCGCTACCTTCGGACCCTGTGCCGGTCGGACCTCCCTCTGGCCGCCTTCCTGGAACGGCTCTTCCGGGACGCCGTGGAGTTCATGAGGGAGCACCGCCTCCTGGCCCAGATCCTCCTCGCCGACCATCCCTTCCTGGGGGAGGAAGGCGCCCGGTTTTTCTGGGACATAAAGGAGCAGATCGTGGCCCATTTGAGCGCGTACGCCCGACGGAAGATAGAAGGCGGGGAAATGCGCCCCCTGGAGCCCCAGCTGGTGGCCGCCGTCATCCTCCACACCCTGGGGGCCCTCGGCTACTACCTGCTGGTGAAGGGCGAGTTGGACCGGGAGGAGAGCAGGGAGGGGGTGGAAGGCCTGGTACGGGGGGTGCGGGACGTCCTCCTGTACGGCCTGGGACGCTCCTGA
- a CDS encoding stalk domain-containing protein → MQSKRRILWFAAALILALGWYLADGYWGGREVHAGGPLPGSSEDPLVTKSYVDDKIQQLQKALEQAQTRLNTLEGELAALKKKLSEAPAAGATQVILTIGSRTAFVNGTPVELPVAPFQDAASGTAMVPFRFVGESLGAAVSYDGRSQEVNYALGSRKVVLKPGSLQADINGVMETLPSAPRLVNGITMVPLRVVSQGLGAEVSWHAAARAITITLIN, encoded by the coding sequence GTGCAGAGCAAGCGCAGGATTCTGTGGTTTGCGGCCGCCCTCATCCTGGCCCTGGGCTGGTACCTGGCGGACGGTTACTGGGGTGGCCGGGAAGTACACGCCGGGGGTCCCCTTCCTGGCAGCAGCGAGGATCCCCTGGTGACCAAGTCTTATGTAGACGACAAAATACAGCAGCTCCAGAAAGCCCTGGAGCAGGCCCAAACGCGCCTCAACACCCTGGAGGGGGAGCTGGCAGCCCTTAAGAAGAAGCTCTCAGAAGCGCCGGCCGCCGGCGCCACGCAGGTTATCCTGACCATCGGGAGCCGGACCGCCTTTGTCAACGGCACGCCGGTCGAGCTCCCGGTGGCCCCCTTCCAGGACGCGGCCAGCGGTACCGCCATGGTACCCTTCCGTTTTGTGGGAGAATCCCTGGGGGCTGCGGTCAGCTACGACGGCCGGTCCCAGGAGGTTAATTATGCCCTGGGATCCCGCAAGGTTGTCCTCAAGCCAGGTTCCCTCCAGGCCGATATTAACGGGGTGATGGAGACGCTGCCGTCAGCGCCCCGCCTGGTGAACGGGATTACCATGGTCCCCCTGCGGGTGGTGAGCCAGGGCTTGGGGGCTGAGGTTAGCTGGCACGCTGCCGCGCGGGCCATTACCATTACCCTCATCAACTGA